A DNA window from Mycobacterium sp. IDR2000157661 contains the following coding sequences:
- a CDS encoding thioredoxin domain-containing protein has protein sequence MSPAEPPGRNELAGAISPYLRQHADNPVHWRQWTPEALAEAVARDVPILLSIGYAACHWCHVMAHESFEDGQVAAVMNADFVCIKVDREERPDLDAVYMNATVALTGQGGWPMTCFLTPDGRPFFCGTYYPKPGFLQLLAAVTETWRTRRSEVEQASDRITGELRSMATGLPGGPPVHPALCDHAVAAVLADEDVERGGFATNRAAAPKFPPSALLEALLRSHERTGDLLPLEAVERTCTAMARGGIYDQLAGGFARYSVDASWVVPHFEKMLYDNALLLRVYAHWARRTGSTLARRVADETARFLIDDLAVGGMFASSLDADADGVEGLTYVFTPAQLREVLGADDGRWAATLFAVTDAGTFEHGTSVLQLPHDPDDPDRFGRVRTALLASRVTRPQPGRDDKVVTAWNGLAITALAEASVALDDPGLLTAATRCAEAVLDLHLVDGRLRRASLGGVVGDSDAILEDHGALATGLLTLHQMTGDSSWLGAAAALLDIALDHFADPDRDGGWFDTADDAEALMVRPADPLDGATPSGASLVAEALLLAAHLAPADRAGRYGAAAEATLGGAGQILARLPRSGGHWLAVAEAAVRGPLQIAVACAGPGSDLLAAARRLAPGGAVVIGGPVGSSELLRERDRVGGADAAYVCRGRTCDLPVTSAGDLAAAVDPR, from the coding sequence GTGAGCCCGGCTGAGCCTCCCGGGCGCAACGAGCTCGCCGGGGCCATCAGCCCCTATCTTCGCCAGCACGCCGACAATCCGGTGCACTGGCGGCAGTGGACGCCCGAGGCCCTGGCCGAGGCGGTGGCCCGCGATGTGCCGATCCTGCTGTCGATCGGTTACGCCGCCTGCCACTGGTGCCATGTCATGGCCCATGAGTCGTTCGAGGACGGGCAGGTCGCGGCGGTGATGAACGCGGACTTCGTCTGCATCAAGGTCGACCGGGAGGAGCGGCCCGACCTCGACGCCGTCTACATGAACGCCACGGTCGCGCTGACCGGCCAGGGCGGCTGGCCGATGACCTGTTTCCTGACGCCCGACGGCAGGCCGTTCTTCTGCGGCACCTACTACCCAAAGCCCGGCTTCCTGCAACTGCTCGCTGCGGTGACCGAGACCTGGCGCACCCGTCGCAGCGAGGTCGAGCAGGCCTCCGACCGGATCACCGGTGAGCTTCGCTCGATGGCCACCGGTTTGCCGGGCGGGCCGCCGGTGCACCCGGCCCTGTGTGACCACGCGGTCGCCGCGGTGTTGGCCGACGAGGACGTCGAGCGCGGCGGCTTCGCCACCAACCGGGCCGCTGCGCCGAAGTTCCCGCCGTCGGCGTTGTTGGAGGCGCTGCTGCGCAGCCATGAACGCACGGGTGACCTGCTGCCGCTGGAGGCCGTCGAACGCACTTGCACGGCGATGGCGCGCGGTGGCATCTACGACCAGTTGGCCGGGGGTTTCGCGCGCTACAGCGTCGATGCGTCGTGGGTGGTGCCGCACTTCGAGAAGATGCTCTACGACAACGCGCTGCTGCTGCGCGTGTACGCACACTGGGCGCGCCGTACCGGAAGCACGTTGGCGCGCAGGGTGGCTGACGAGACGGCGCGGTTCCTGATCGACGACCTCGCGGTGGGCGGCATGTTCGCCTCGTCGCTGGACGCCGACGCCGACGGTGTGGAAGGGCTGACCTACGTCTTCACCCCCGCGCAGCTGCGCGAAGTCCTCGGAGCAGACGACGGCCGTTGGGCCGCAACGCTGTTCGCGGTCACCGACGCCGGAACTTTCGAGCACGGCACGTCGGTACTGCAGCTGCCACATGACCCCGACGACCCCGACCGCTTCGGCAGGGTGCGCACCGCGTTGCTGGCGTCACGGGTGACCCGCCCGCAGCCAGGCCGCGACGACAAGGTGGTCACGGCGTGGAACGGGCTGGCGATCACCGCGCTGGCCGAGGCGAGCGTGGCGCTCGACGATCCTGGCCTACTGACGGCCGCGACCCGATGCGCAGAGGCAGTGCTCGACCTGCACCTCGTCGACGGCCGGTTGCGGCGGGCCAGCCTCGGGGGAGTGGTCGGCGACAGCGATGCCATCCTCGAGGATCACGGGGCGCTGGCGACCGGATTGCTGACGCTGCACCAGATGACCGGGGACAGTTCCTGGCTCGGCGCGGCGGCCGCGCTTCTGGACATCGCGCTCGACCATTTCGCCGACCCCGATCGCGACGGCGGTTGGTTCGACACCGCCGACGACGCCGAAGCGCTGATGGTGCGACCGGCCGATCCGCTCGACGGCGCCACGCCGTCGGGCGCGTCACTGGTCGCCGAGGCGCTGCTGCTGGCCGCGCACCTGGCGCCCGCCGACCGGGCCGGACGTTACGGCGCCGCGGCCGAGGCGACGCTCGGTGGGGCCGGCCAGATATTGGCCAGGTTGCCTCGCTCGGGTGGACACTGGCTCGCCGTCGCCGAGGCGGCGGTGCGCGGACCACTGCAGATCGCGGTGGCATGTGCCGGGCCGGGTTCCGATTTGCTGGCCGCCGCGCGCAGGCTCGCGCCGGGCGGGGCGGTCGTCATCGGCGGGCCGGTCGGCTCCTCGGAGTTGCTGCGCGAGCGCGACCGGGTGGGAGGAGCCGATGCCGCCTACGTCTGTCGCGGCCGGACGTGTGACCTACCGGTCACCAGCGCCGGGGATCTCGCCGCCGCGGTCGATCCCCGGTAG
- a CDS encoding nuclear transport factor 2 family protein yields the protein MPTQEDNAATVKRYLELAAKGDADAVAELYADDATVEDPVGSEVHIGRPAIRRFYDALPANGAQADVVTLRALGHEAAFHWTLTIDLGESKMAIDIISVMTFTGEGKIASMKAYWGPGNVTQL from the coding sequence ATGCCGACGCAGGAAGACAACGCCGCCACCGTCAAGCGCTACCTCGAACTCGCAGCCAAGGGCGATGCCGATGCGGTAGCCGAGTTGTATGCCGACGACGCCACCGTCGAGGACCCGGTCGGCAGCGAGGTGCACATCGGCCGCCCGGCGATCCGCCGCTTCTACGATGCCCTTCCGGCGAACGGCGCCCAGGCCGACGTCGTCACGCTGCGCGCGCTCGGCCACGAGGCGGCCTTTCACTGGACGCTGACGATCGATCTCGGCGAGAGCAAGATGGCCATCGACATCATCAGCGTCATGACGTTCACCGGCGAGGGCAAGATCGCCTCCATGAAGGCCTACTGGGGCCCGGGCAACGTCACCCAGCTCTAG
- the trhA gene encoding PAQR family membrane homeostasis protein TrhA: MTRSVDATEPERTRRPHGRAEDLPEAVVEGVATFIGKPRARGWIHVYAAVVAAICGATLVSVSWSVQSTRAGIATLIYTLTIVAMFAVSGAYHRVNWKSQTTHKWMKRLDHSMIFVFIAGSYTPFALLALPSTDGMVLFYIVWGGAIAGVLLKCFWPSAPRWVGVPLYILLGWVAAWFIGPIMHGAGVTAVVLLIVGGALYSIGGVLYAVKWPDPWPTTFGHHEFFHACTAVAATCHYIAMWFAVF; encoded by the coding sequence ATGACGCGATCCGTCGACGCCACAGAACCCGAGCGGACCCGTCGGCCGCACGGACGGGCCGAGGACCTGCCAGAAGCCGTCGTCGAGGGTGTCGCGACGTTCATCGGCAAGCCGCGGGCGCGTGGGTGGATCCACGTCTACGCGGCGGTGGTGGCCGCGATCTGCGGGGCGACGCTGGTCTCGGTGTCGTGGTCGGTGCAGTCGACAAGGGCGGGCATCGCGACGCTGATCTACACGCTCACGATCGTCGCGATGTTCGCCGTCAGCGGCGCCTACCACCGGGTCAACTGGAAGTCGCAGACCACCCACAAGTGGATGAAGCGCCTCGACCACTCGATGATCTTCGTGTTCATCGCAGGCAGCTACACGCCGTTCGCACTCCTGGCGCTGCCGTCCACCGACGGCATGGTGCTGTTCTACATCGTCTGGGGCGGTGCGATCGCGGGCGTACTGCTCAAGTGCTTCTGGCCGTCGGCGCCGCGGTGGGTCGGTGTGCCGCTGTACATCCTGCTCGGCTGGGTGGCGGCGTGGTTCATCGGACCGATCATGCACGGCGCGGGTGTCACGGCAGTGGTGCTGTTGATCGTGGGCGGCGCGCTGTACAGCATCGGCGGCGTGCTGTACGCCGTGAAGTGGCCCGACCCCTGGCCGACGACCTTCGGCCATCACGAGTTCTTTCACGCCTGCACCGCAGTGGCCGCGACCTGCCACTACATCGCGATGTGGTTCGCCGTCTTCTAG
- a CDS encoding (2Z,6E)-farnesyl diphosphate synthase, with translation MELIPPRLKEPAYRLYEMRLRQELAQSKSELPRHIAVLCDGNRRWARDAGHDDVSFGYRMGARKIAEMLRWCQEAGIEMATVYLLSTENLQRAPEELSSLIEIITDVVEEICAPANRWSVRTVGDLELIGQEPARRLRDAVDSTQTESHAQTFHVNVAVGYGGRQEIVDAVRQLLGKELANGNTGEQLLEAVTIDAISENLYTSGQPDPDLVIRTSGEQRLSGFLLWQSAYSEMWFTEAYWPEFRRVDFLRALRDYTARHRRYGI, from the coding sequence GTGGAGCTCATTCCCCCGCGTCTCAAGGAGCCGGCCTACCGGCTCTACGAGATGCGGTTGCGGCAGGAACTGGCGCAGTCCAAATCCGAACTGCCACGGCATATCGCGGTGCTGTGCGACGGCAACCGCCGCTGGGCGCGTGACGCAGGACACGATGACGTCAGCTTCGGGTACCGGATGGGCGCGCGCAAGATCGCCGAGATGCTGCGCTGGTGTCAGGAGGCCGGCATCGAGATGGCCACGGTCTACCTGCTGTCCACCGAGAACCTGCAACGCGCGCCCGAGGAGCTCTCCTCGCTCATCGAGATCATCACCGACGTCGTCGAGGAGATCTGCGCGCCGGCCAACCGCTGGAGCGTGCGCACGGTCGGCGACCTCGAGCTGATCGGCCAGGAGCCTGCTCGCCGGCTGCGCGACGCGGTCGACTCCACGCAGACCGAATCGCACGCCCAGACGTTCCACGTCAACGTCGCGGTCGGCTACGGCGGCAGGCAGGAGATCGTCGACGCGGTGCGCCAGCTGCTCGGCAAGGAGCTGGCCAACGGCAACACCGGTGAACAGCTCCTCGAGGCCGTCACCATCGACGCGATCTCCGAGAACCTCTACACCTCCGGGCAACCCGACCCCGACCTCGTCATCCGCACCTCCGGCGAGCAGCGGCTGTCGGGCTTCCTGCTGTGGCAGAGCGCGTACTCCGAGATGTGGTTCACCGAGGCGTATTGGCCGGAGTTCCGGCGGGTCGACTTCCTCCGGGCGCTGCGCGACTACACCGCACGCCACCGGCGTTATGGAATCTGA
- the coaA gene encoding type I pantothenate kinase — MARLSEPSPYVEFDRSQWRNLRMSTPLKLSEDELIKLRGIGEKVDLLEVEEVYLPLARLIHLQVAARQRLFATTAEFLGESGGDPHQNPDRPVPFVIGVAGSVAVGKSTTARVLQALLARWEHHPRVDLVTTDGFLYPNSELVRRNLMGRKGFPESYDRRALMRFVTAVKAGSDKVCAPVYSHLLYDIVPGEKQIVAHPDILILEGLNVLQTGPTLMVSDLFDFSVYVDARIDDIEQWYIDRFLGLRTTAFADPASHFHHYATLTDQQAVFAASDIWHSINRPNLIENILPTRPRATLVLRKDADHSINRLRLRKL; from the coding sequence ATGGCGCGGCTGAGTGAACCCAGCCCATACGTGGAGTTCGACCGGAGTCAATGGCGAAACCTCCGCATGTCGACCCCGTTGAAGCTCTCCGAGGACGAGTTGATCAAGCTGCGCGGCATCGGCGAGAAGGTGGATCTGCTCGAGGTCGAAGAGGTCTACCTGCCGTTGGCCCGGCTGATCCATCTCCAGGTCGCCGCGCGCCAGCGGCTGTTCGCGACGACGGCGGAGTTCCTGGGCGAATCGGGGGGTGATCCGCACCAGAACCCGGACCGGCCGGTGCCCTTCGTCATCGGCGTGGCGGGCAGCGTGGCCGTCGGCAAGTCGACGACCGCCCGTGTGCTGCAAGCACTTCTGGCCCGGTGGGAGCACCATCCGCGGGTCGACCTGGTCACCACCGACGGCTTCCTGTACCCCAACTCCGAGTTGGTGCGCCGAAACCTGATGGGCCGCAAGGGATTTCCAGAGAGTTACGACCGTCGGGCGCTGATGCGATTCGTCACGGCGGTCAAGGCGGGTTCGGACAAGGTGTGTGCTCCGGTGTACTCACACCTGCTCTACGACATCGTGCCCGGGGAGAAGCAGATCGTCGCGCACCCCGACATCCTGATCCTCGAGGGCCTCAACGTACTCCAGACGGGCCCGACGCTGATGGTTTCGGACCTGTTCGACTTCTCGGTCTACGTCGACGCCCGCATCGACGACATCGAGCAGTGGTACATCGACCGGTTCCTGGGCCTGCGCACAACGGCTTTCGCCGACCCGGCGTCGCACTTCCACCACTACGCGACACTGACCGACCAGCAGGCGGTCTTCGCCGCCAGCGACATCTGGCATTCGATCAACCGGCCGAACCTGATCGAGAACATCCTGCCGACGCGTCCACGAGCGACGCTGGTGCTGCGCAAGGACGCCGACCACTCAATCAACCGGCTCCGGCTGCGCAAGCTCTGA
- a CDS encoding DUF885 domain-containing protein, whose amino-acid sequence MDASTSVSLVREYLLLGLRFDRVEDGYVDSFTGDPALRRAVAAEPPPDPADLARQAEGLLAELPAAGLERARAEYVAAHLRALACAGRKFAGQDVGFVDEVEAYFDVHITKGDPEQYREAHRRLDEVVGGTGALADRIQAYRSAEEIPPDRLEECIHAFSSALRDRVRAEYPLPDSETITYEVVTDKPWSGFNYYHGEFTSTVAVNADLKQQMSNLPRLVAHESYPGHHTEHCRKEAGLVGRRGQAEQTIFLVNTPQCVMAEGLADLALHAAIGPEWGAWAAEIYADLGLRFDGDRARTISAATAALAEVRQDAALMLHDEHRDVDEVVAFLKQWLLVNDERARQMLRFLSSPLWRAYTSTYVEGYRLLRGWLDARPDGVSLTQRFGTLLDEPLIPSSLRAA is encoded by the coding sequence ATGGACGCCAGCACCTCAGTTTCGCTAGTCCGGGAGTACCTGCTGCTCGGTCTGCGCTTCGACCGGGTGGAGGACGGCTACGTCGACTCGTTCACCGGAGATCCGGCGCTGCGCCGCGCGGTGGCCGCCGAGCCGCCGCCCGACCCGGCGGACCTGGCCCGTCAGGCGGAGGGTCTGCTCGCTGAGTTGCCCGCCGCGGGGCTCGAGCGGGCGCGCGCCGAGTATGTCGCCGCCCACCTGCGGGCGCTGGCGTGTGCCGGCCGCAAGTTCGCCGGCCAGGATGTGGGATTCGTCGACGAGGTCGAGGCCTACTTCGACGTGCACATCACCAAGGGGGACCCTGAGCAGTACCGCGAGGCGCACCGCCGGCTGGACGAAGTCGTGGGCGGCACCGGCGCGCTGGCCGACCGGATACAGGCCTACCGGTCCGCCGAGGAGATCCCGCCCGACCGCCTCGAGGAGTGCATCCACGCGTTCTCCAGCGCGCTGCGCGACCGGGTGCGCGCTGAGTACCCACTGCCCGACAGCGAGACCATCACCTACGAGGTGGTCACCGACAAGCCGTGGTCGGGGTTCAACTACTACCACGGTGAATTCACCTCGACGGTGGCGGTCAACGCCGACCTCAAGCAGCAGATGTCCAACCTGCCGCGTCTGGTGGCCCACGAGTCCTATCCCGGTCACCACACCGAGCACTGCCGCAAGGAAGCGGGCCTGGTGGGGCGCAGGGGGCAGGCCGAGCAGACCATCTTCCTGGTCAACACGCCGCAGTGCGTGATGGCCGAGGGCCTGGCCGACCTGGCGTTGCATGCCGCGATCGGGCCGGAGTGGGGTGCGTGGGCCGCCGAGATCTACGCCGACCTGGGCCTGCGCTTCGACGGGGACCGCGCGCGGACCATCTCGGCGGCGACAGCCGCGCTGGCCGAGGTGCGTCAGGATGCTGCCCTGATGCTGCACGACGAACACCGCGACGTCGACGAGGTCGTGGCGTTTCTCAAGCAGTGGTTGCTGGTCAACGACGAGCGCGCGCGCCAGATGCTGCGCTTCCTGTCCTCGCCGCTGTGGCGGGCCTACACCAGCACCTACGTGGAGGGGTACCGGCTGCTGCGCGGCTGGCTGGACGCCCGGCCCGACGGGGTCAGCCTCACGCAGCGATTCGGCACGCTGCTCGACGAGCCGCTGATCCCGTCGTCGCTGCGGGCGGCCTGA
- a CDS encoding glycine hydroxymethyltransferase translates to MTADAVTSNAAAPGAEYAETASAAYRAALQVIESVEPRIAAATRKELVDQRDSLKLIASENYASPAVLLTMGSWFSDKYAEGTIGHRFYAGCQNVDTVEALAAEHARELFGAPYAYVQPHSGIDANLVAFWAILATRVEGPELAALGAKHVNDLSEADWETLRNKLGDQRLLGMSLDAGGHLTHGFRPNISGKMFHQRSYGTDPNTGFLDYQAVAEAAREFKPLIIVAGYSAYPRRVNFATMREIADEVGATLMVDMAHFAGLVAGKVFTGDEDPVPHAHVTTTTTHKSLRGPRGGMVLAQPEYSDAVDKGCPMVLGGPLSHVMAAKAVALAEARQPAFGAYAQRVADNAQALADGFLKRDGALVTGGTDNHLVLLDVTSFGLTGRQAESALLDAGIVTNRNSVPADPNGAWYTSGIRLGTPALTTRGFGADEFDRVAELIVEVLSNTEPAQATAGPSKAKYVMADGLAERVHAGAAELLDANPLYPGLTL, encoded by the coding sequence ATGACTGCTGACGCCGTGACCTCGAACGCTGCTGCTCCCGGCGCGGAGTACGCCGAAACCGCGAGCGCGGCGTACCGGGCCGCCCTGCAGGTCATCGAGTCCGTCGAGCCCCGCATCGCGGCGGCGACGCGCAAAGAACTCGTCGATCAACGGGATTCGCTCAAGCTGATCGCCAGCGAGAACTACGCATCGCCCGCGGTGTTGCTCACCATGGGCAGCTGGTTCTCCGACAAGTACGCCGAGGGCACCATCGGGCACCGCTTCTACGCGGGGTGCCAGAACGTCGACACGGTCGAGGCGCTCGCCGCCGAGCACGCCCGCGAGTTGTTCGGCGCGCCCTACGCCTACGTCCAGCCGCACTCGGGCATCGACGCCAACCTGGTCGCCTTCTGGGCGATCCTGGCGACCCGGGTAGAAGGTCCCGAACTGGCGGCGCTGGGTGCCAAGCACGTCAACGACCTGTCCGAGGCGGACTGGGAGACGCTGCGCAACAAGCTCGGCGATCAGCGGCTGCTCGGGATGTCGCTGGACGCCGGCGGCCACCTCACCCACGGTTTCCGGCCCAACATCTCGGGCAAGATGTTCCACCAGCGCAGTTACGGCACCGACCCGAACACCGGATTCCTGGACTACCAGGCCGTCGCCGAAGCGGCCCGCGAGTTCAAGCCGCTGATCATCGTGGCGGGCTACTCCGCCTACCCGCGCCGGGTCAACTTCGCGACCATGCGCGAGATCGCCGACGAGGTGGGCGCCACCCTGATGGTCGACATGGCCCACTTCGCCGGTCTGGTCGCGGGCAAGGTCTTCACCGGTGACGAGGATCCGGTCCCGCACGCCCACGTCACCACGACGACGACCCACAAGTCGCTGCGCGGGCCCCGCGGCGGCATGGTGCTCGCCCAGCCCGAGTACTCCGACGCCGTCGACAAGGGCTGCCCGATGGTGCTCGGCGGACCGCTGTCGCACGTCATGGCGGCCAAGGCGGTCGCGCTGGCCGAAGCCCGCCAACCGGCGTTCGGCGCCTACGCCCAGCGCGTCGCCGACAACGCCCAAGCGCTGGCCGACGGGTTCCTCAAACGCGACGGCGCGCTCGTCACCGGCGGGACCGACAACCACCTGGTCCTGCTCGACGTGACGTCGTTCGGGCTGACCGGCAGGCAGGCCGAGTCCGCGCTGCTCGACGCCGGCATCGTCACCAACCGCAACTCCGTGCCCGCCGACCCCAACGGCGCCTGGTACACCAGCGGCATCCGGCTGGGCACCCCGGCGCTGACCACCCGCGGCTTCGGGGCCGACGAGTTCGACCGCGTCGCCGAGCTGATCGTCGAGGTGCTGTCCAACACCGAACCGGCCCAAGCCACCGCCGGGCCGTCGAAAGCCAAGTACGTCATGGCCGACGGTCTGGCCGAGCGGGTGCACGCCGGTGCCGCCGAACTGCTGGATGCCAACCCGCTGTATCCGGGGCTCACGCTCTAG
- a CDS encoding acyl-ACP desaturase has protein sequence MAQKPVPNALILELEPVVQQELRRHVDTEDLWYAHDYVPFDQGENFAFLGGRDWDPEQVTLPKHITDALEILLITKDNLAGYHREMVFSFILEEKWGRWIGRWTAEEHLHAVALRNYLVVTREIDPAANEDVRVEHVMKGYRADTYSQVERLVFMAFFERAHAVYCRNLEAQIEEPVLKGLIGRIARDEERHEEFFANLVAHLLSTSRAETVEAVGRRAAELGVVGGDIDAYADKLANIDGAGIFGPEQLRRVIADRIAAWGLSGEPSLAQFTSR, from the coding sequence ATGGCACAGAAACCTGTACCCAATGCGCTGATCCTCGAACTCGAGCCGGTCGTGCAGCAGGAGCTGCGTCGCCACGTCGACACCGAGGACCTCTGGTACGCCCACGACTACGTGCCCTTCGACCAGGGCGAGAACTTCGCCTTTCTCGGCGGCCGCGACTGGGATCCCGAGCAGGTGACCCTGCCCAAGCACATCACCGATGCGCTGGAGATCCTGCTCATCACCAAGGACAACCTGGCGGGCTACCACCGCGAGATGGTCTTCAGCTTCATCCTCGAGGAGAAGTGGGGCCGCTGGATCGGGCGCTGGACGGCCGAGGAGCATCTGCACGCGGTCGCGCTGCGCAACTACCTCGTGGTCACGCGTGAGATCGACCCCGCAGCCAACGAGGACGTCCGTGTCGAACACGTCATGAAGGGCTACCGTGCCGACACCTACAGCCAGGTCGAGCGGCTGGTCTTCATGGCCTTCTTCGAACGGGCCCACGCGGTGTACTGCCGCAACCTCGAGGCGCAGATCGAAGAGCCCGTGCTCAAAGGCCTCATCGGTCGCATCGCCCGCGACGAGGAACGGCACGAGGAGTTCTTCGCCAACCTCGTCGCGCACCTGCTGAGCACCAGCCGTGCGGAGACCGTCGAGGCCGTCGGCCGCCGCGCCGCCGAACTCGGTGTCGTCGGCGGTGACATCGACGCCTATGCCGACAAGCTCGCCAACATCGACGGCGCCGGCATCTTCGGGCCCGAGCAGCTGCGCCGGGTGATCGCCGACCGGATCGCGGCCTGGGGTCTGAGCGGCGAACCGTCGCTGGCGCAGTTCACCTCTCGGTAA
- a CDS encoding PhoH family protein, with protein MSDSAVRTAVRTYVLDTSVLLSDPWAATRFAEHEVVVPLVVISELEAKRHHHELGWFARQALRMFDDLRLEHGRLDQPIPVGTQGGTLHVELNHSDPTVLPAGFRNESNDARILTVAANLAAEGKHVTLVSKDIPLRVKAGAVGLTADEYHAQDVVTSGWTGMTEVEVAADDIDMLFAEGEIDLEAARNLPCHTGVRLLGGSSALGRVNAEKRVQLVRGDREVFGLRGRSAEQRVALDLLLDESVGIVSLGGKAGTGKSALALCAGLEAVLERRTQRKVVVFRPLYAVGGQDLGYLPGSESEKMGPWAQAVFDTLEGLASPAVLEEVLARGMLEVLPLTHIRGRSLHDSFVIVDEAQSLERNVLLTVLSRLGSGSRVVLTHDVAQRDNLRVGRHDGVAAVIEKLKGHPLFAHITLLRSERSPIAALVTEMLEEISPGALP; from the coding sequence GTGAGTGATTCGGCCGTCCGGACCGCGGTTCGCACCTATGTACTCGACACCTCCGTGCTGCTGTCCGATCCCTGGGCGGCCACGCGGTTCGCCGAGCACGAAGTCGTGGTCCCGCTGGTGGTCATCAGCGAACTGGAAGCCAAGCGGCATCATCATGAGCTCGGCTGGTTCGCACGCCAGGCCCTGCGGATGTTCGACGATCTTCGGCTGGAACACGGACGGCTCGATCAGCCGATTCCCGTTGGCACCCAAGGCGGCACGCTGCACGTCGAACTCAACCACAGCGACCCCACCGTGTTGCCCGCCGGGTTCCGCAACGAGAGCAATGACGCTCGCATCCTGACCGTGGCGGCCAATCTCGCCGCCGAGGGCAAGCATGTCACGTTGGTCAGCAAGGACATCCCGCTGCGGGTGAAGGCCGGTGCCGTCGGGCTGACCGCCGACGAGTACCACGCCCAGGACGTCGTGACCTCCGGCTGGACCGGCATGACGGAGGTCGAGGTCGCCGCCGACGACATCGACATGCTCTTCGCCGAGGGCGAGATCGACCTGGAAGCCGCACGAAACCTGCCGTGCCACACCGGAGTCCGGCTGCTGGGCGGCAGCTCGGCGCTCGGCCGGGTCAACGCCGAGAAACGGGTCCAACTGGTCCGCGGTGACCGCGAGGTCTTCGGTCTGCGCGGCCGCTCCGCCGAACAGCGGGTGGCACTGGACCTGCTGCTCGACGAATCGGTCGGCATCGTCTCGCTCGGCGGCAAGGCGGGCACCGGCAAGTCGGCGCTGGCGCTGTGTGCCGGACTGGAAGCGGTGCTGGAACGTCGCACCCAGCGCAAGGTGGTGGTGTTTCGGCCGCTGTACGCCGTCGGCGGCCAGGACCTCGGCTACCTGCCCGGCAGCGAGAGCGAGAAGATGGGGCCGTGGGCGCAGGCCGTCTTCGACACCCTCGAAGGGCTCGCCAGCCCGGCGGTCCTCGAAGAGGTGCTCGCCCGGGGCATGCTCGAGGTGCTGCCGCTGACCCACATACGTGGGCGGTCGCTGCACGACTCGTTCGTCATCGTGGACGAAGCGCAGTCGCTGGAGCGCAACGTGCTGCTGACGGTGCTGTCGCGGCTCGGCAGCGGATCGCGCGTGGTCCTCACCCATGACGTCGCCCAGCGCGACAACCTGCGTGTCGGACGCCACGACGGGGTGGCGGCGGTGATCGAAAAGCTGAAGGGGCACCCGCTGTTCGCGCACATCACGCTGCTGCGCAGTGAGCGCTCGCCCATTGCGGCGCTGGTCACCGAGATGCTCGAGGAGATCAGCCCCGGCGCTCTGCCTTGA